Proteins co-encoded in one Hirundo rustica isolate bHirRus1 chromosome 18, bHirRus1.pri.v3, whole genome shotgun sequence genomic window:
- the GALR2 gene encoding galanin receptor type 2, which yields MNGSLPGSGGGWQPESVIIPLVYLVIFLVGTVGNSLVLAVLLRNGQVKNTTNLFILNLGVADLCFILFCVPFQATIYTLEGWVFGPFMCKAVHFFIYLTMYASSFTLATVSLDRYLAIRYPLHSRELRTPRNALLAICLIWGLSFIFSGPYLSYYQEFQLANLTVCHPIWEISQRKVMDICTFIFSYIIPVLILSLTYVRTIRYLWQSVDPLQDMSESKKAKRKVTRMIIIVAVLFCLCWLPHHLVILCMWFGYFPLNHSTYVLRILSHVISYANSCVNPIVYALVSKHFRKGFKKIFSCLLHKKAAHKVHVAQAANTVSTLEVELSEVTQLSEALPGRSAARCRVPAQPWAQAELVGQQQRADGSSTTFS from the exons ATGAACGGCTCGCTGCCGGGCTCCGGGGGCGGCTGGCAGCCCGAGTCCGTCATCATCCCACTCGTGTACCTCGTCATCTTCCTCGTGGGCACGGTGGGCAACAGCCTGGTCCTGGCCGTGCTGCTGCGCAATGGGCAGGTGAAGAACACGACCAACCTCTTCATCCTCAACCTGGGGGTGGCCGACCTCTGCTTCATCCTCTTCTGCGTCCCCTTCCAAGCCACCATCTACACCCTGGAGGGATGGGTGTTCGGGCCCTTCATGTGCAAGGCCGTCCACTTCTTCATCTACCTCACCATGTATGCCAGCAGCTTCACCCTGGCCACCGTGTCCCTCGACAG GTATTTGGCCATACGATACCCCCTGCACTCCAGGGAGCTGAGGACACCCAGGAACGCCCTCCTGGCCATTTGTCTCATCTGGGGGCTCTCCTTCATCTTCTCGGGCCCTTACCTCAGCTACTACCAGGAGTTCCAGCTGGCCAACCTGACCGTCTGCCACCCCATCTGGGAGATCTCCCAGCGCAAGGTCATGGACATCTGCACCTTCATCTTCAGCTACATCATCCCCGTGCTCATCCTGAGCCTCACTTACGTGCGGACTATTCGCTACCTGTGGCAGTCCGTGGACCCTCTCCAAGACATGTCGGAGTCCAAGAAGGCCAAGAGGAAGGTCACCAGGATGATCATCATTGTTGCCGTCCTGTTCTGCCTCTGCTGGCTGCCCCATCACCTGGTCATCCTCTGCATGTGGTTCGGGTACTTCCCCCTCAACCACTCCACGTACGTGCTCCGCATCCTCTCGCACGTCATCTCCTACGCCAACTCCTGCGTGAACCCCATCGTCTACGCCCTGGTCTCCAAACACTTCCGCAAGGGCTTCAAGAAGATCttcagctgcctcctgcacaAGAAGGCAGCGCACAAGGTGCACGTGGCCCAGGCCGCCAACACGGTCAGCACGCTGGAGGTGGAGCTCAGTGAGGTGACCCAGCTGAGCGAAGCCCTGCCCGGCCGCTCCGCCGCGCGCTGCAGGGTCCCCGCACAGCCCTGGGcgcaggcagagctggtgggacagcagcagagagcagatgGCTCCTCCACCACCTTCAGCTAG